In the Fimbriiglobus ruber genome, CCGTTGGCCGTCACCGGGGTACTCAGCAGCGCGTCCACCGTATCAATGCGGAACTGCGGCGTCTGGACGGCGACCCGGTAGTTCACGCCGTTCTTCGGGTTCACCCAGAAGTTCGGCGTCCCCTGGAAGGACGAACTGAGTGAGATCAACAGCGACCGGGCGGCGTCCTGTTGGGTCACATTCAACTCGGACGCCATTACCCGGTCGACGTCGATGCGCAGTTCCGGGGCGTCGGGAATTTGCCGCAACCGAACGTCCACGACCCCCGGGATCTTGGCGATTTGCCCCCGGAGAACCTTGGCCACAGCCAGGTTCTCCTCCCGCCGGACCCCGACCACCTGGATGTTGATCGGAGCCGACTTGCCGAACGTGAGAACCTGACCGGTGATGTCGGCCGGGAGGAAGTCGAACGTGCTATCCGGGAACCGTTTGGGAAGTTCCTGCCGGAGCCGGCGGATGTGCTCGGCCGTCGGCTGGTGGTCGGGCTTGAGCGCGACGAGGATTTCGCCATCGTAAACACTGATCAGTTCGTTGCTGATGTACGACGTGTTCGTATAGAACGGCGAATACCCCATGTTGTCCAGAATCGTGTCCAACTCCCCAGGGGGGATTTCGGACCGGATCACGTCTTCCACCCGGCCGAAAATGCGTTCCGTCTCCTCGATCCGGGTGCCGACCGGCGCGCGGACGTGTAAGCGGATCTGGCCGGCATCCACTGTTGGGAAGAAGTCGCGCCCGATCAGTAGCGTCAGGCCGAGCGACCCAATGGCGAAGGCCAGCATCCCCACGATGGTCACGAAGCGGTTGGCGAGCGCCCGGGCGAGGAGCCCGCGGTAGGCCTGACGGAACGCCTCGAACCCCCGCTCGAAGAGGGCGTGAAATCGACCAAAGATACCGGTCGGCTGGTCGTGGTGGCCGGACTGGTATTGCTCGGCTTCCTTCTTCAGAAGGAACAACACCATCGTCGGGACCAGCGTCCGCGAAAGGAAGTAGCTCGCCAGCATGGCGAAGATGACGGCCTTGGCCATCGGCACGAACAAGTACGCGGCCGGGCCGGTCAGGAACACGACGGGGACGAACACGATGCAAATCGCGAGGGTCGACACGAGCGCCGGAACCGCGATCTGTTGGGCTCCGTCGAGGATCGCCCGGCGGATCGGCTTCTTCATCGCCATGTTCCGGTGGACGTTCTCGATCTCGACCGTCGCGTCGTCCACCAGGATGCCGACCGCCAGGGCCAACCCGCCGAGAGTCATCACGTTCAGCGTTTCACCGAACGCCCAGAGGGCCAGGATCGAACACATCACCGACAGCGGGATGGACGTGATGACGACCAGCGTCGACCGCCAGGAGCCGAGGAAGACGAGGATCAGGAACGCGGTCAGGCCGGCCGCGATCGCCCCTTCTTTCAAAACCCCTTCAACGGCCTCGCGGACGAACACCGACTGGTCGAACAAGACTTCCAGTTTGAGTTCGGGCGGCATCTGGGCCTGAATGCCCGGGAGGGCCGCCCGGACGCGCTCGACCACGTCCAGCGTGGACGCCCCCTCGCTCTTGAGGATGGGCAGTAGCACCGCCCGTTTGCCGTCCCGGCGGACCACGTTCGTCTGGACGGCGTACCCGTCCCGCACCTGGGCCACGTCCCGCAGGTAGACGGGCACGCCGTTCACCGACTTGACGGGGATCTGGTTGAAGGCTTCCACCACCTCCGGGCTACTGTTCACCTTGACGTTGAAGTCGATATCCCCAATCTTCGCCGTCCCGGCCGGGAGGATCAGGTTCTGGGCGTTGACCGCGTTGCTGATGTCGCCCGCGGACAAGCCTCGGGCGAAGAGTTGGTCGGGGTCGATGTCGATCATCACCTGCCGCGGTTTACCGCCGTAAGGCTGGGGCACCCGGGCTCCCTGAACGGTCCCGAGCCGTTGGATGATGAAGTTGGCCGTGTAGTCGTACAGTTCGGCCTCGGTCAACGTGTCGCTCGATACCGCGATCTGGGCGACCGGGACACTGGTCGCGCTGTACCGGACGATGTACGGCGGGGTGGTCCCCGTGGGCATGCTGTTCAGCACGGTCTGACAGGTCGCCGTCACCTGGGCGACGGCCGCCTCGACCTTGGCGTTCGGCTGAAAATAGATGCGGATGACCCCGGTCCCGGTGTACGCCTGGCTCTCGATGTGTTCGATGTCGTTGACCGACGCCG is a window encoding:
- a CDS encoding efflux RND transporter permease subunit; protein product: MWIVQLALRRTYTFVVMAVLILAVGLVAIRRMPVDNFPNIDIPVVSVVYLYAGMPADDVEKRLLLVTERVLTASVNDIEHIESQAYTGTGVIRIYFQPNAKVEAAVAQVTATCQTVLNSMPTGTTPPYIVRYSATSVPVAQIAVSSDTLTEAELYDYTANFIIQRLGTVQGARVPQPYGGKPRQVMIDIDPDQLFARGLSAGDISNAVNAQNLILPAGTAKIGDIDFNVKVNSSPEVVEAFNQIPVKSVNGVPVYLRDVAQVRDGYAVQTNVVRRDGKRAVLLPILKSEGASTLDVVERVRAALPGIQAQMPPELKLEVLFDQSVFVREAVEGVLKEGAIAAGLTAFLILVFLGSWRSTLVVITSIPLSVMCSILALWAFGETLNVMTLGGLALAVGILVDDATVEIENVHRNMAMKKPIRRAILDGAQQIAVPALVSTLAICIVFVPVVFLTGPAAYLFVPMAKAVIFAMLASYFLSRTLVPTMVLFLLKKEAEQYQSGHHDQPTGIFGRFHALFERGFEAFRQAYRGLLARALANRFVTIVGMLAFAIGSLGLTLLIGRDFFPTVDAGQIRLHVRAPVGTRIEETERIFGRVEDVIRSEIPPGELDTILDNMGYSPFYTNTSYISNELISVYDGEILVALKPDHQPTAEHIRRLRQELPKRFPDSTFDFLPADITGQVLTFGKSAPINIQVVGVRREENLAVAKVLRGQIAKIPGVVDVRLRQIPDAPELRIDVDRVMASELNVTQQDAARSLLISLSSSFQGTPNFWVNPKNGVNYRVAVQTPQFRIDTVDALLSTPVTANGTGTPQLLSNLATSRRSESPGLISHYNVQTVYEVCATVQDRDLGGAAVDIRKVVDEARATLPKGSTMAIRGQIESMEESFVGLAGGLVFAVLLVYLLVVVNFQSWIDPFIILTALPGAAAGILWALFGTGTTVSVPALMGGIMTVGVATANSILMVTFANDRRADGRNALEAAMDAGATRLRPVVMTALAMVAGMLPMSFGLGDGGEQNAPLGRAVIGGLLVATVYTLFFVPVMYSLLRRTPPAAEPEDDETQPARGKTS